CGGCCATCGAAGCCGACGGCGAGTACATCTGCCCCGACTGCGCGAAGGCCGAACTCGACCGCGAACTCGCCTACAAGGGCGAGATCACCAGCGGCGCCCGCGACCGGCTCTACGATCTGCTCACCGAGGTCCAGGACCTCGAACGCGTCTCGAACCTCCTCAAAGGCGACCTGGACCCCGACCTCACGAAGTTCGACGAGATCTCGGCGACCGTCGACGAGGTCGACCCCGTCCCCGTGGACTCGCTGGATCTCCACCCGGGCATCCAGGACCACCTGGAGGGGCGGTTCGACACGCTCCTCCCCGTCCAGAGCCTCGCCGTCGAGAACGGCGCCACGGAGGGCCGAGACCAGCTGGTCGTGTCCGCGACGGCGACCGGGAAGACGCTCATCGGCGAGATGGCCGGGCTCGACCGGGTGCTCAACGGGAAAGGGAAGATGCTCTTTCTCGTCCCGCTGGTGGCGCTGGCCAACCAGAAACACGAGTCCTTCGAGGAGCGCTACGGCGACATGGTCGACGTGTCGCTGCGGGTGGGCGCCAGCCGTATCAACGACGGCGGCGGCCGCTTCGACCCCGGCGCCGACGTGATCGTCGGGACCTACGAGGGGATCGACCACGCGCTCCGGACCGGCAAGGACCTGGGCAACATCGGTACCGTGGTCATCGACGAGGTCCACACCCTCGGCGAGGACGAACGGGGCCACCGCCTCGACGGGCTCATCTCCCGGCTCAAGTACTACTGCGGCGAGCGCGCGGACAACCACAGCACCGACGGCACCCAGTGGATCTACCTCTCGGCGACCGTCGGCAACCCCGGCGACCTCGCGGAGAAGCTGCGCGCCCAGCTCATCGAGTTCGAGGAGCGACCCGTCCCGATCGAACGCCACGTCACCTTCGCGGACGGCCGCGAGAAGATGCAGATAGAGAACAAGCTCGTCAGGCGGGCGTTCGACACGAAGTCGTCGAAGGGGTATCGCGGGCAGACCATCATCTTCACCAACTCCCGGCGGCGCTGTCACGAGGTCTCCCGGAAGCTGGAGTACGACTCGGCGCCGTACCACGCGGGACTAGACCACCGCCGGCGCAAGAAAGTCGAGGGGATGTTCGCCGACCAGGACCTGGCGGCCGTGGTCACCACGGCGGCGCTGGCGGCGGGCGTCGACTTCCCCGCCTCGCAGGTCGTCTTCGACTCGCTGGCGATGGGCATCGAGTGGCTCACCGTCCAGGAGTTCCACCAGATGCTCGGCCGCGCGGGCCGGCCGGACTACCACGACAAAGGGACCGTCTACGTCCTCGTCGAGCCCGACGGCGCGTATCACAACAGCCAGGAGATGAGCGAGGACGAGGTGGCGTTCAAGCTCCTCAAGGGGGAGATGGACCCCGTCGTCACCCGCTACGACGAGGGCGCGGCCGTCGAGGAGACGCTCGCCAACGTCACCGTCGGCGGGAAACACGCCAAGCGGCTCAACGAGCGGATGATCGGCGAGGTGCCGACGACACACGCCGTCGGGAAGCTGCTGGAGTACGAGTTCATCGACGGGCTGGAACCGACGCCGATGGGCCGGGCGGTCACCTCACACTTCCTCTCGCCCGACGACGCGTTCCTGCTGCTCGACGGCATCCGGAAGGGCGACGACCCCTACGACATCGTCGGGACGATGGAACTGCGCGACGACGAGCGGTGACGAACGCGGACGGAACGGTGACAGATCGCGGTAGGGCGAGCGTACTCCGTGGTAGCTCGCCGCACGCGAGCGCCCACAGACTTATCCTCGTGGACGGCCTGGAGTAGGCAATGACTGCCGGAACCGGAACCGACCCGACCCGGACGATCACCCTGGACGCCCACGTCCACACCGACGCCTCCTACGACTGCTCGACGGCGCCCGAGCGCGTCGTCGACGCGGCGCTGTCGGCCGGCCTCGACGCCGTGGCGATCACGGACCACGACGCCGTCGACGGCGCGCGCCGCGCGGTCACGGCTGCCGAGGGGACCGACCTGCTGGTCGTCCCGGGCGTCGAGGTGTCCACGGCCGAGGGGCACCTCCTCGCGCTCGGCGTCGACCGGGCGCCCGCGCCCGACCGGCCGTTCGCCGAGACGGTCGAGACCGTCCGGTCGGCCGGCGGCGTCGCGGTCGTCCCCCACCCCTTCCAGGTCAGCCGCCACGGCGCCCGCCGAGCGGCGATGGCCGACTGCGAACTCGACGGCGTGGAGACGCGCAACGCCGTCGCCGTCACCGGCTACGGGAACCGGCGCGCCCGTGCCTTCGCGGCGAGCGAGGGCTACCCGACGGTCGGCGGCAGCGACGCCCACCGCCCGGGCCTGATCGGGCGGGCGTTCACGAGCGTCACGCTCCCCGCGGGCGTCGACTGGACGACCATGACGGCCGCGGACGTGCTGGCGGGGATCCGCGCGGGCGACGCCGCCGCACAGGGGACCATCACGACGCCCGTCGAGTTCGCGACGACCTACGCGTGGCACGCTCGCGACACGGCCGCGACGGCGGTCGACTCCGCCCGGACGGCCACGGCGACCGGGCGCTCGGCGGCCGGCTCCCACCCCGCGGTCGGTGCCGGTGCGGTACTCGGCTCCGCGCTGTTGCTCGGCTCGCGCGCGGGGCGCTTCGGTCGCGTCCCGAGACGGATCGCCGGCCGCGTCCGGTAACCGGCCCGCTCCCGGCCGACCCCCGCGTCGCACCGCACGGGCGATGAGTGGCCTTTTTCCCGTCTCACCGCAACAATTCGGACGTGCCATTCGGGATCACCGCCGGCGCGACCTTCGTCTTCCTCGTCATCCTCGCCGCGCTGATCCTCTTCGCCACCGAACCCGTCCCCGTCGACATCACCGCTATCGGCGTCCTCGTCGCCCTACTGCTCGTCGAACCGCTGTCGGCGACCGCCGCCGACTGGGGCCTGCTCGCCGAGCCGCTGGTCGTGTTGAGCGACCCCGCCGAGGGCGTCTCGGCCACCGAGAACGGTCTCTCCGGGTTCGCCAGCTCGGCGACGCTGACCGTCCTCGCCATG
The window above is part of the Halosimplex rubrum genome. Proteins encoded here:
- a CDS encoding DEAD/DEAH box helicase is translated as MSQQVGEVGTLFLHEYGDDVRVAVVKEGERRLHAILELKETDAGPRPARLRVKQGASEEPRPPDLFVELARSASRIRISEQTSPAVRGRLQELLDAYQLEAKAVRTCRYCASEGQYSPVTSETAIEADGEYICPDCAKAELDRELAYKGEITSGARDRLYDLLTEVQDLERVSNLLKGDLDPDLTKFDEISATVDEVDPVPVDSLDLHPGIQDHLEGRFDTLLPVQSLAVENGATEGRDQLVVSATATGKTLIGEMAGLDRVLNGKGKMLFLVPLVALANQKHESFEERYGDMVDVSLRVGASRINDGGGRFDPGADVIVGTYEGIDHALRTGKDLGNIGTVVIDEVHTLGEDERGHRLDGLISRLKYYCGERADNHSTDGTQWIYLSATVGNPGDLAEKLRAQLIEFEERPVPIERHVTFADGREKMQIENKLVRRAFDTKSSKGYRGQTIIFTNSRRRCHEVSRKLEYDSAPYHAGLDHRRRKKVEGMFADQDLAAVVTTAALAAGVDFPASQVVFDSLAMGIEWLTVQEFHQMLGRAGRPDYHDKGTVYVLVEPDGAYHNSQEMSEDEVAFKLLKGEMDPVVTRYDEGAAVEETLANVTVGGKHAKRLNERMIGEVPTTHAVGKLLEYEFIDGLEPTPMGRAVTSHFLSPDDAFLLLDGIRKGDDPYDIVGTMELRDDER
- a CDS encoding CehA/McbA family metallohydrolase, with protein sequence MTAGTGTDPTRTITLDAHVHTDASYDCSTAPERVVDAALSAGLDAVAITDHDAVDGARRAVTAAEGTDLLVVPGVEVSTAEGHLLALGVDRAPAPDRPFAETVETVRSAGGVAVVPHPFQVSRHGARRAAMADCELDGVETRNAVAVTGYGNRRARAFAASEGYPTVGGSDAHRPGLIGRAFTSVTLPAGVDWTTMTAADVLAGIRAGDAAAQGTITTPVEFATTYAWHARDTAATAVDSARTATATGRSAAGSHPAVGAGAVLGSALLLGSRAGRFGRVPRRIAGRVR